The Populus trichocarpa isolate Nisqually-1 chromosome 2, P.trichocarpa_v4.1, whole genome shotgun sequence genome has a window encoding:
- the LOC7461510 gene encoding uncharacterized protein At1g01500 — protein sequence MEGPYEASSNGEAAKSNLQIIRYSPFKPWTKFVSPWFDLRVFYVRISNFQVDDSTPQFLTLNHIPLSPDTLLEINGSRTSMYSDGVASLLRRDRVDRKSEEATFVSTDSIRSTGSVEFEVFDGKDLVLSGVLEMSSSNGFTGESKSSVKRWRMNCDSHITIGTGFLKGKYNGGSELPPPTIEVYVTGSFSGTPIILTKTLQLTYRKKHNRKGMLDSIPEYETAESTKNASPDHDLQVVDYRSYKLENEEDYSNMYWRRNEYMDGEDGELSWFNAGVRVGVGLGLGICLGIGVGVGLLVRTYKATTHNFKRRLV from the exons ATGGAGGGTCCTTATGAAGCATCCAGCAATGGGGAAGCAGCAAAATCCAATCTTCAAATCATTAGATATTCACCATTCAAACCCTGGACCAAATTCGTATCGCCTTGGTTTGATCTGAGAGTCTTTTATGTCAGGATCAGTAATTTTCAGGTCGATGATTCGACCCCGCAGTTTCTCACTCTCAACCATATTCCTCTAAGTCCTGATACTCTATTGGAAATTAATGGTTCTCGAACTAGCATGTATTCTGATGGTGTTGCTTCGCTTCTTAGGAGAGATCGAGTGGATAGAAAATCAGAAGAAGCTACATTTGTTAGCACAGACAGTATCCGAAGTACTGGGAGTGTGGAATTTGAGGTATTTGATGGAAAGGATCTTGTTCTATCCGGGGTCTTGGAAATGTCCAGTAGTAATGGTTTCACCGGGGAATCAAAAAGCAGTGTAAAACGGTGGAGGATGAACTGTGACTCCCATATAACCATTGGCACTGGCttcttaaaaggaaaatacaATGGTGGTTCGGAGTTACCACCACCAACCATTGAGGTTTATGTTACAGGTTCCTTCTCGGGGACACCTATCATATTAACCAAGACTTTGCAACTCACTTACCGCAAGAAGCACAATAGGAAGGGCATGTTGGACTCAATTCCTGAGTATGAGACCGCTGAATCCACAAAAAATGCATCACCAGACCATGATTTGCAG GTAGTTGACTACAGAAGTTACAAGttagaaaatgaagaagattatAGTAACATGTACTGGAGGAGAAATGAATACATGGACGGTGAAGATGGTGAACTTTCATGGTTTAATGCTGGTGTGAGGGTTGGTGTGGGGCTTGGGCTTGGCATTTGTCTTGGGATCGGTGTAGGGGTTGGTTTGCTGGTTCGCACTTACAAAGCAACAACGCATAACTTCAAAAGACGGCTTGTGTGA